The DNA segment attttttttaccacattcacatatatatatatatatatattagtgtgcgTCTGCTACCACAGAAGGCTATTCATTTCTGTGTATAAAATCTTGTATATAATCTGGTAACAAACACAATGCAATGTCTTACTTTTTGTTACAGACCCCTTCATACTTCCACATCAGCAGGTAGATAAAGGAGCTATAAAATTTGTCCTCAGTGGAGCCAACATCATGTGCCCGGGTCTGACATCTCCCGGAGCTAAGCTATACCCAGCAGCAGCGGACACTGTTGTTGTATCCTTTATTTAAAATTgcatattgtattgtatatggaTAGAACACTTGATTTTATTAGAAGCATCCCATAAAAACTGGATTTTCAAAATTAgtgttttccattttaaaacCGTTCTGTTAAATAGTACAATATTTTTAGGTAGCTGCATAGTTGTCATGTGTTCTAGGTACTAGACTCATTATCGTGCCCTGTGCTAATTACCTATCCTGACTCTCTGACTAACGTCAAATTATAAATTAGGACTTCGTTAGtcttgccataaagaatcagcttagTGTGGTGTTGTTTGGGTAAGGAAAGCCACCCAGAATATTacaactgacaacaatggcctcCTCCGTATGTTGATAAATGGTTTGATAAAGATCCTTAATGATATTAATTAGTAGAAATAATGTTTCAATTGATATCACACTGCCAAATGTACCCAGGGATAGTGCTGTTGATGTGCTTATGACACACGCAAAACGTTCATTTCTCTCCCTGTTTTCCGACAAACTAAGCAGCGTTTGATGACCATCAGAGGGTACCTGAATATTCTGCATGTGCAGATATTGGGAACGTATATTAGCAGACCTGTCATACCACCTGTATATTCAGACAGGCTGTGGGGTCACGGTTAGCCctacataatgtattttatagcagggcttgacaaatttttttaaatctaggagccagctaaaaaagttaggagccaagacttttttttgccctacactcacactttgccccagcactcacgcTTTGCTCCAGCACTCATggtctcacactttgccccagcactcacactttgccccagcactcacactttgcccacactaaaaagcaccagtgcatatttttaattaccattaatccCAATTGattaactctgtccccagtttccataggcatctttgtcactaaatagcttcccatagtcccatgtttagtgacaaagatgcctatgggaaactggggacagagtttgcctttgcccccagtctcccataggcatctttgtcactaaacatgggactatgggaaactatttagtgacaaagatgcctataggaaattggggacagagtttgcctttgcccccagtctcccataggcatctttgtcactaaacatgagattatgggaagctatttagtgacaaagatgcctataggaaactggggacagagtttgactttgcccccagtctcccataggcatctttgtcccagcctcccactgccaagcatgcCCCCAGTTACTTCCACTTACCTGACCCCGATGTGCACTCTGTTGGATTCATtcccgctgctgctgctaccGGCGGCTCCACCCATCCTCCTCACTAAACGGGGCTGGCACCGCCCACAAAAGTCATTGAGCAGCGCTGGTGCCGCCCGCAAAAGTAATTGAGCGGTGCCGGCTGACTCACTTCTATTTTGAATCGTCAGGGGAGGCGTTTTAAGAAGCCGTCCCCGTTGATCtgaaatagaattgagtcagctggccagcgcGACTCAGTGACCTTCGTGGGCGGTGACAGCCcagttcagtgaggagggtgggcgGAGCCGCtggcagcagcggggttgtctgcatcgcacagacgcccgctgctgccggaaaggaggatccaagtcccctgcaatgccgcgggggatctggatccaaAACTCAATTATAGGtttggctcacaaacacctaggcgccaggaaaAAATTATCAGTCgccctggcgcctgggatttgtcgagccctgttttATAGCATTAGAATGCAGAGAACAAGAAAGTctggaatttttatttatatattttttttatatatactaacAGAATCCCAACACACTATGTTTGCCAGTtctctgtatgtgtatatatatatatatatatatatatatatatatatatataatgtgtgtacaGGCACTTGTTCTGGGCACCGTACTTCACAAGGTCTTTGGTGGAAACAAATTTCCTTAAACCAGGAGAATATAGGTTATGGTGCTTAAAGTGTTTGTAAAATAATGAATCTTAATTTCTACGAAAAACAAATCCGGTGTTTTTATCTGGTTTATATTCCTAAACTGCAACATCTAGGCGATAATGGCAGAGGGAAAGCAACATGCTCTCTGTGTTGGAGTCATGAAGATGTCTGCAGATGATATGTAagtttcacagccttcttttcATTTGCTATTTATGCAGCgatttatatttttgcattttgtgcTGTATAAAGGAGTAATGGAATTATAATTGTCGCCATAGGATTGCTCCAGTTGAGGTTTTACTAATATACTGCATTTTGATGGTTGTGTATAAGTTTAAGGTCTGGtgcaaaactataaaaaaaaataaaaatggggcaGTTTAGTAAGCTGGTTTGTTTTTGTCATTTCGCTCCAGAATTGCAATTAAATGTCAACTGCACCGTTTCCTCGCACGTGGTATCTCACACACTTTGTAGCAAGGAAGCACTTTTGGGTAGAAACGCTCAGTTCTATTTTAAATGGGGACTGATGGATAGCTATACATCGTGACAATAGGTTCAAGGTTTGCAATTATGATTCCATtatctgaataataataataaaaaatcagttTCAGACAATTTCGTAAAAATTGCAAAACTTGTCAGGATGTATATTTATCCTTTTTGtttcattatacatttaatgcaaaTTGCCTGCTTGTTTCTCCCATCATTCAAAAAAGTTACATAATTTAATAACAACAAAACTTTTACAGCGAACATCTGGATTATAAACTATTTATAAACCTATGAGAGCCTAGATTACgcgttaatttttttttttttgctaggcTGACTCCGATCTTCCGTTATGTAGTGAGACCCTTTTGTGTAAAGATTTCATTAGATGGGAGATTAATTTTAGTTCTAAAGTCCCTAACAGTGAGAGACTATCAGTTTATCAGTTTATTGCAGCTCAGTAGTGAGATGGATTGTCagctttaggctaggtttccacttgggtttttgtccggcgtttttttcttgatgaaaaacgccaggaaaactgccaagaaaactgccactgcatttacctgcgttttggcgttttttctgcagttttttctggcgttttagcctttctgtggaaattgctttttttgaccttaggcagtttttccagcctttacaagttagaagtttcacccagctaaaagggattaggataaatggcaagtatctgccctctcctgatgtcatttacttggtagaccctttttgtctctcttctgtggtttgtaaggcatgctttatttcgaatgtctgctcctctgggaagattggccccaaatgatggtgcaaattgtttgctgttgcttttggcacgcaggatccggtcgcgtatgtttgtttgtaatggcatgtttgttccaaatggtgtaaaattcaatatgaaccagtccaggactttgttttgtgtgaaactgtttgttttcagcctatttctcgtaggacacacagataccgggtccatcctctgcattgtaactgtggaaaaaacgccataaaaaacgccaaggcaataaacccacatggctttttcatggcgttttttctctcccatagacttctattggagaaaaaaagccaagatttcttgcaaaaaacgccagagtgtcaacatgctgcagttttgaaaaactgccacagagcccaaaaaagcagaaaaacgccaaagaggactgaaaaaacgccagacagaaaaacgccaagtggaaattgcattttgcgatttcctattgaattacagctaacatctggctgcagccgtttttcacaaaaaaagccaggtggcgctattggcatttttataggcgtttttagcaaaaaaaaacccaaatggaaaccaagccttagGGTAATTTAGACTGTCCTAGACTAATAGGTAGTTTCTTATCCAGACTTTCACTATAAAAACTGTAGATCTGCTACTTCATagttagttttatttttgtagtcTCTTGTAAGTGGGCATTGTCTCCCctcccctctctttttttttttttttaattttatttaatataatatagtataatattatataccgtatttgctcgattataagacaaggttttttccagagcaaatgctccagaaaaatacccctcgtcttctaatcggggtcgtcttataatcagacctcaaataggtctgactaagatccagatcccccgcagcgatgcaggggacctggatcctcctgtgttatgcccccccccccaacttaccggtgcttagtccgggcagcgtgtagagctctacacgattcgcgtagacaacttccgctgcagccgggaggaagtgcagttagcagcgggggttgtctgcgtccatcacgcagacctttcCCGGCTGTCAAAAGTTCCCCAGCCGCCCTggtgtggggaactctgatctctgacagcgatggacgcagacaacccccgctgctaaccgcacctttTCCCgcctgcagcggaagttgtctactctacgtttggaggagggagggagtgttaaatggggggcataaggcatttctggaggcagagtgctctatgaaatgccttttaacccctttaatgccactctgcctccagaaatgccttttaaccctctatatgccactctgcctcctgaaatgccttatatttcCCTatagccactctgccccataatattccttttaaccacctaaatgccagagcggcataaaggggtataaggcaattctgtaggcagagtggcatatagagggttaaaaggcattatggggcaaagtggcatatagggggtataaggcatttctggggcagagtggcaagcctgggggcagatgtgcataactgcaggttgaaaaaaaaggaaataaaacaaatttttctcaatcatagcttttattaaaacatttactggtaaaacttttttcctatagggtcgtcttatattcaggctttttctttttttcataaattaccgtatttgctcgattataagacgaggttttttccagagcaaatgctctgaaaaatacccctcgtcttataatcggggtcgtcttctaatcagaccccaaaaaaatggctggggccatgctgcttaccggtcgcgagcagcgtctcttccgttagaagcaggaggacaggaagcttgtagcttcctcacagaactctatctccccctccctcctctgggggcggggccagagaagttgctggtacagccggtcccctgcagaagtcttcgagtgagagatctgcagttcaggtaagggggtgggggagggtttttgggtaagtatgtgtgattaatgtgtgaagtatgtgtgattaatggaatgaatgagtatttaaatgtttgtgaatgtgtgtttgtgtgtgatagcatggatgtgtaagggggggtgggggttgtagcatggcatagggaggctgtaatcccactactatcatccccaggttccagcatgtactggctgccttggcttgataggagtgtgattgctgttagcagcaatcacactcctatcaagccaaggcagccagtacatgctgggttaaaaggcatatcatggggctgagtggcatatagggggttaaaatgcatttctggacctccagaaatgcattttaaccccctatatgccactctgccccatgatatgcatatatacctccagaaatgcattttaaccccctatatgccactcagccccatgatatgccttttaaccccctatatgccagagtggcatataggggtataaggcatatcatggggcagagtggcaaataggggggtataaagcatttctgggggcagagtggcataactggggggggcaggttggcaaataaaaggaaatttaaaaaatatatttacatgaattaatatttactggtaaaactttttttcctatagggtcgtcttatattcaggctttttgtttttttcctaaattaattttgattttggggggtcgtcttataatcggggtcgtcttataattgagcaaatacggtaatattcagatttggggggtcgtcttataatcaggctttttctttttcataaattaatattcagatttggggggtcgtcttataatcggggtcatcttgtaatcgagcaaatacggtattaactgTATAATACATGTTAATTTTTAACCTGTATTATAgttttatatgttattatttcttCCATCATTGTCTACTTACCAAGATATTTTATTCTTGCCAGTCCATCATCATATACGGAGCCTTAACGTTCACACCAACTTTATTTAATCATGTCCCTTATACTAGAGATGAGTCGTGATTGGCTTTGCCCTTATTACATAAGATGCATGACATAATGGCTCACCACGTGCAGAGTACGCCCTACAGCCATCTGTTAAGCCTATAAGAAAAATAAGCGCGATGTGCATCATGTACATTGACGTTCTTCAGCTTTCCaactgttttcttcttttaaaactAGCATAAAAGAGTAAAAATATCCCAAAAAGTGTAGATAGAACAATACATTTTCCAGTGAGTATATGTCCACGTGGTGGCGCcgttccaaaaagaaaaaataagtgaGTTAATCACATCGTTGGAGAATCCGAGCCGCACACATAATAGTACTCTGGATAATGTGGAGTATTAACGTTACCGATCCCGCTTGCCCGCCTATACTTCTTGCTGCGATTACAGTgttctgtgttttctttaacaGTGAAAAGGTCAACAAAGGAATCGGCATAGAAAATATTCACTATTTAAATGATGGCTTGTGGCACATGAAGACTTACAAGTGAAGCACTTGGAGGCAGCGTGGATTGCGTGGAAATATTTGTGACTGAATGTGAAACACACTTTTTGTGCTGTAATTCTGCTTAATAAAGTAAATACGCCATAAGGCGCTCGTTCATGGCATTTATTACGTTATGGATGCCCTATGTTGGCAAATGATACGGGCATTGGGTCAGGCAGGGTGATGTCCTTTACGTTACACTGACAGATGGGAACTCTGGACTGTTTTTCAATAAGGAATTTGCTGGCATCTTAGGATACGGAGTCTATGCCACACTTACTCTGTACGACCATCGGTTTAACCCATTaaagacaatgcattgtgagcccgtacatgtacatttgccgtgaaggggttaattgttttggagaaatGATTAAAATGTTTACCTCTGTGGCATCTCAGAccacaaaggctgcctgatcCAATCCTTAATCTGCGGTTTAACAACAGGCGAGTTAACGTTATGGGTAGGAAGAATTATGCTTATCCtgagaaaatatttattgcctTTTATGTAAGCGCCAACAAAATcatgcagtgctgtacaataaaTGTGGTtgatacatacagacacaaagGATAGTTACGATGGCTTCTCCCATGGCATacgcgtgtgtgtatgtatgtatgtatatatatatatatatctatatatatatctatatatcatttACATCTGTAAACAGATCAgctttaacaataataatatctgtATGGATTAGTGGTGTCCATCCAGTCCTATCAAAGGATAGACGATAAGTTTCTCATTAGAATACATGCATTGTGGTCACTGGTGTCTTCACGTGTTCACACCCTTTCCAGGGTTCAAAGTTCTGCTACAGAAGAATGAAAAGACAAAGAAACATTGATAATATAAAATAGGATATTTTATTCATAGAGTTTTAGTATTTCAAATTTCCCCAATTTTACAaagttacaaatatttatttaacaacaaATGCTGTTAAAGTTTCCACAAaccaacagaaagaaaaaatagaaaatttatatatataacccgaTAGAGCCCCCAAACCTTAATTTGACAGacacatatatcacacacagaTATTGATCACTGGCCCTAAAGAATAGGTTTACAAAGCTGGTCGTCTGCTTTCACCAACAGCTAAAAGGCTTCTTGCCCTGGTGGAGAGGCGTTGGAACCCTCAGATACCGAGCGcaacacacaaatataaactttcattttaattttctaaatCCAGTTCTGTTCTGTACTTGAAAAACATTAGTTTTGCGTGTTACAAACAAAATTAAACTCCAGCTATAAATGATGGGCTATTTTGCACAAACACAAGAATTTCCTGGTTAAAACAAAGGCATTGTACAGCAGAAACTCATTTTTCTGGtgcaaaacaatataaaatttcCTTGCGAAACATTAAGGCTTTACATAGTGGTCATCTTACCGTTCATTTTCAGctgtttcattattttcatatgcctgtttttcttcttcctcgggcaaattgatctataccctctGTATTTCAGCATGCTTACTTTCCAACTAATTTACTTTCTGACATCACATgcccataaaagataaaatgagTCTGGGGCGATACACATCGATTAATGACAGTTTCACCACCTAGAAGGAAGTTAGATGTCTTCTACCATCTGTTAGCAAACAAGGATCTGatatatatagcaaaaataaGAAATGCTTCTCCTCTGGGCTTAAAATGATGCTGCACTATTAATAAGTGACAGAAGAAACTGAACTCTGATCTCACTGAGTAGTACTGAATACATGGCAGctgaaccccttaaggacaacaggTCCTccaacccattaatgacaatgcatcaTGAGCTTGTACAAGTACAGGTT comes from the Spea bombifrons isolate aSpeBom1 chromosome 8, aSpeBom1.2.pri, whole genome shotgun sequence genome and includes:
- the MCTS1 gene encoding malignant T-cell-amplified sequence 1; the protein is MFKKFDEKENVSNCIQLKTSVIKGIKNQLTDQFPGIDQWLNQIMPKKDPVKIVRCHEHIEILTVNGELLFFRQREGPFYPTLRLLHKYPFILPHQQVDKGAIKFVLSGANIMCPGLTSPGAKLYPAAADTVVAIMAEGKQHALCVGVMKMSADDIEKVNKGIGIENIHYLNDGLWHMKTYK